The following coding sequences lie in one Rutidosis leptorrhynchoides isolate AG116_Rl617_1_P2 chromosome 4, CSIRO_AGI_Rlap_v1, whole genome shotgun sequence genomic window:
- the LOC139845227 gene encoding transmembrane emp24 domain-containing protein p24delta3-like, with protein sequence MGKKTKVLRHVILLMSIFLVQNGECIWLNLPKSGKKCVTEEVHNNVVVLADYVVISDVHIHPTPSITTKVTSPYGNILHHKENATHGQFAFTTSEVGQYVVCFWADDPNQGGALSVNIDWKTGIAAKDWESVAKKEKIEGVELELRKLEEAVEAIHDNLLYLKSREAEIREVSDTTNSRVAWYSILSLGICIVVSVTQLWYLTRFFQKKKLI encoded by the exons ATGGGGAAGAAAACAAAGGTATTGCGGCATGTGATATTGTTAATGTCAATATTTTTGGTACAAAATGGTGAATGCATTTGGTTAAATTTACCAAAATCTGGAAAGAAATGTGTCACGGAAGAAGTCCATAACAACGTCGTCGTTTTGGCTGATTACGTTGTTATCTCCGATGTTCATATTCACCCCACCCCCTCTATCACTACAAAG GTCACATCACCTTATGGAAACATTCTGCACCATAAAGAGAACGCAACTCACGGTCAATTTGCATTCACTACTAGTGAGGTCGGGCAGTACGTGGTGTGTTTTTGGGCAGATGACCCAAATCAAGGTGGAGCTTTAAGTGTGAATATTGATTGGAAAACTGGAATTGCAGCAAAAGATTGGGAGTCAGTTGCAAAGAAAGAAAAAATTGAG GGTGTCGAGCTCGAGTTGAGAAAGCTTGAAGAAGCTGTGGAAGCCATTCATGATAATCTTCTCTACCTAAAGAGCAG AGAGGCAGAAATTAGAGAAGTGAGTGACACTACAAATTCGAGAGTGGCATGGTACAGTATATTGTCATTAGGTATTTGCATTGTGGTTTCTGTTACACAACTATGGTACTTAACGCGTTTTTTCCAAAAGAAGAAACTCATCTAG
- the LOC139842694 gene encoding uncharacterized protein, whose product MEAKVSDRVVWGDSGCVFNWEWSRDPMGRTKSELDDLITLISSYTHSSEASDSWRWSFSSNGKFTTKQLNSIIMDKTLAGDRSLPETKRNMLIPKKIEIFIWRACKKRLPSLMELDKRGVDLHTVRCPMCDDDVESIDHALIFCKNAFEVWTIVYKWWGLGCFSKTSIVEAFDGSVAQGCSETGGLIWQAVEWSCGYLLWKSRNLKIFKSKVCCVPSIVNEIHILSFDWISRRLKHPKIDWCTWLSNPNSYLAIT is encoded by the coding sequence TGGGGAGATAGTGGTTGCGTTTTCAATTGGGAGTGGTCCAGGGATCCAATGGGCAGAACGAAGAGTGAGCTAGATGATTTAATCACCTTGATCAGCTCGTATACCCATAGCAGCGAAGCATCTGATTCATGGAGATGGTCTTTCTCATCTAATGGTAAATTCACAACCAAACAATTGAATAGTATCATAATGGATAAAACATTAGCAGGTGATCGAAGTCTTCCCGAAACCAAACGAAATATGTTGATCCCAAAAAAGATTGAGATATTTATTTGGAGAGCATGTAAAAAAAGGTTGCCGTCATTAATGGAACTTGATAAGAGAGGGGTCGACCTTCATACGGTAAGGTGCCCAATGTGTGATGATGATGTTGAGAGTATTGATCATGCCTTGATTTTTTGTAAAAACGCTTTTGAGGTATGGACAATAGTTTACAAATGGTGGGGTTTAGGTTGTTTTTCAAAAACTAGTATCGTGGAAGCTTTTGATGGGTCAGTTGCTCAAGGATGCTCGGAAACCGGGGGTCTAATTTGGCAAGCGGTCGAGTGGTCGTGCGGGTATCTTTTGTGGAAAAGTCGGAACTTGAAGATTTTCAAAAGTAAAGTGTGTTGTGTTCCATCGATAGTAAATGAAATACATATCTTGAGTTTTGATTGGATCTCTAGAAGATTAAAGCACCCGAAGATCGATTGGTGCACATGGTTATCGAATCCGAATAGTTACTTGGCGATTACATAG